One genomic region from Bombus terrestris chromosome 15, iyBomTerr1.2, whole genome shotgun sequence encodes:
- the LOC100647083 gene encoding putative aminopeptidase W07G4.4, translated as MAVESRWMPCQLKIEPNICSCDYDGIILVSGCAPGFDEPEPFKTVLFSAAQIDSALGVIGAVLSINLPAKRLIYSPTGPLNMDYHDVRSFAEAATKGVKRALKAGVRCPLLALLPDIRFENVELVTLLGALEGLYVPLEVRETCPDRCYKACQLAVWSPICSKKLQGIVKLASALESGRYVARDIGGADPERMAPPRVEEYLAELFCGTNVTMQVVSDQETLLQEYPLFACVNRAASMIPRHAGRIIFLTYEPPNPACILETVMLVAKGVTYDTGGTDLKVGGSMFGMSRDKCGAAACAGFMQVVNLLQPPTVKAVVALCVVRNSIGENSYVADEVITAKSGVRVRVSNTDADGRLAMADALCHMKEMALCSVNPHIFTVATLTNHAMLTVGRGYSIAMDNAVARLVSNAEKLQASGETMGDPFEISRIRREDFHFHEGRTEGDDIYQAPPKGSSVTNRGHQNPSAFLIMASGLDKDGGMNFLWAISLT; from the exons ATGGCGGTAGAGTCAAG ATGGATGCCGTGTCAGCTGAAAATCGAGCCGAACATCTGCAGCTGCGACTACGATGGTATAATCCTGGTGTCGGGCTGCGCGCCGGGGTTCGATGAGCCTGAGCCGTTCAAAACGGTGCTGTTCAGCGCTGCCCAGATCGATTCCGCTCTGGGCGTGATCGGTGCGGTTTTGTCCATCAATTTGCCCGCGAAAAGGCTCATTTACAGTCCGACCGGGCCGCTCAACATGGATTACCATGACGTTCGCAGCTTCGCCGAGGCGGCCACTAAAGGCGTCAAAAG AGCGTTGAAGGCTGGCGTCAGGTGTCCGCTGCTTGCGCTTCTACCAGACATCCGCTTCGAGAACGTCGAGCTGGTCACGCTTCTTGGAGCTCTAGAAGGCCTCTACGTA CCGTTGGAGGTTCGAGAAACATGCCCAGACCGATGCTACAAGGCGTGTCAACTGGCCGTATGGAGTCCGATTTGCAGTAAAAAGCTTCAGGGTATCGTGAAGTTGGCCTCGGCGCTCGAGAGCGGAAGATACGTGGCGAGGGACATCG GTGGCGCAGATCCCGAAAGAATGGCACCCCCAAGAGTCGAAGAGTACCTTGCGGAGTTGTTCTGCGGTACGAACGTGACGATGCAGGTTGTATCCGACCAGGAAACTCTGCTGCAGGAATATCCTCTGTTCGCGTGCGTGAACCGTGCAGCCTCCATGATACCCCGACACGCGGGTAGAATTATCTTTCTGACTTATGAGCCGCCTAATCCTGCCTGCATCCTGGAAACGGTTATGCTTGTGGCTAAGGGTGTCACTTACGATACCGGCGGCACCGACCTTAAGGTCGGCGGCTCGATGTTCGGCATGTCGAGGGACAAATGCGGAGCAGCAGCGTGCGCTGGATTCATGCAG GTGGTGAATTTGCTGCAACCACCGACGGTGAAGGCTGTGGTGGCTCTGTGCGTGGTACGGAACAGCATCGGTGAGAATTCCTACGTCGCCGACGAGGTGATCACCGCTAAGTCCGGCGTCAGGGTACGTGTCTCGAATACGGACGCGGATGGTCGCTTGGCTATGGCCGATGCTCTCTGTCACATGAAAGAAATGGCCCTGTGCTCGGTTAATCCGCATATTTTCACTGTAGCGACGCTAACAAACCACGCGATGCTCACCGTCGGTCGCGGATACTCG ATCGCTATGGATAATGCAGTGGCGCGTTTAGTCAGCAACGCCGAGAAACTCCAAGCTTCCGGGGAGACAATGGGCGATCCATTCGAGATATCAAGGATACGAAGAGAGGACTTCCACTTCCACGAAGGTCGAACGGAAGGCGACGATATTTACCAAGCGCCGCCTAAAGGCAGTAGCGTGACGAACAGAGGACACCAAAATCCATCCGCCTTTTTAATCATGGCTTCCGGCCTGGATaag GATGGCGGAATGAATTTTTTATGGGCGATCAGCTTAACATAA